The following proteins come from a genomic window of Micromonospora echinofusca:
- a CDS encoding glycerophosphodiester phosphodiesterase: MRRTLSALGLAGALLAAAVAVPALTASAAPAPTAERARPTDRPLVIGHRGASGYRPEHTLEAYRLAIRQGADYIEPDLVATRDGALVARHENEISGTTDVAARPEFAARRATKTIDGVAVTGWFTEDFTLAELRTLRAKERLPKVRVANTAFDGRFEVPTLQEVIDLARSEGRARGRTIGVYPETKHPSYFASIGLPLEEPLVEVLRRNGLTRRNSPVIIQSFETANLRKLDRMTDVRLAQLLDATGRPYDFTVAGDARTYQDLAKPAGLKWIASYADGVGANKNLIVPRDAAGRLLAPTTLVRDAHRERLIVHAWTFRAENQFLPADLRIGTDPNARGDIQAEYELFLSLGLDGVFTDHPDTAVAAREGLARR, encoded by the coding sequence TTGCGACGTACCCTTTCCGCCCTCGGCCTGGCCGGCGCCCTGCTCGCGGCGGCCGTGGCCGTGCCGGCGCTGACGGCCTCGGCCGCCCCGGCACCCACCGCCGAGCGCGCCCGGCCGACGGACCGGCCCCTCGTGATCGGTCACCGGGGCGCCAGCGGCTACCGGCCCGAGCACACCCTGGAGGCCTACCGGTTGGCCATCCGGCAGGGCGCGGACTACATCGAGCCGGACCTGGTCGCCACCCGCGACGGCGCGCTGGTCGCGCGGCACGAGAACGAGATCAGCGGTACGACCGACGTGGCCGCCCGCCCCGAGTTCGCCGCGCGGCGGGCCACGAAGACCATCGACGGCGTCGCGGTCACCGGCTGGTTCACCGAGGACTTCACCCTCGCGGAGCTGCGCACCCTGCGGGCCAAGGAGCGACTGCCCAAGGTGCGCGTCGCCAACACCGCCTTCGACGGCCGCTTCGAGGTGCCCACCCTCCAGGAGGTCATCGACCTGGCCCGGAGCGAGGGGCGGGCGCGGGGCCGGACGATCGGCGTCTACCCGGAGACCAAGCACCCGAGCTACTTCGCGTCCATCGGGCTGCCGCTGGAGGAGCCGCTGGTGGAGGTGTTGCGGCGCAACGGGCTGACCCGCCGCAACTCCCCGGTGATCATCCAGTCGTTCGAGACGGCGAACCTCCGCAAGCTGGACCGGATGACCGACGTCCGGCTCGCGCAGCTCCTCGACGCCACCGGCCGCCCGTACGACTTCACCGTCGCCGGCGACGCCCGCACCTACCAGGACCTGGCGAAGCCGGCCGGCCTGAAGTGGATCGCCTCGTACGCCGACGGCGTCGGCGCGAACAAGAACCTGATCGTGCCGCGGGACGCCGCCGGCAGGCTGCTCGCCCCGACCACCCTGGTGCGGGACGCGCACCGCGAGCGGCTCATCGTGCACGCCTGGACGTTCCGGGCCGAGAACCAGTTCCTCCCGGCCGACCTGCGCATCGGTACCGACCCGAACGCCCGCGGCGACATCCAGGCCGAGTACGAGCTGTTCCTCTCCCTCGGCCTCGACGGCGTCTTCACCGACCACCCGGACACCGCCGTCGCCGCCCGCGAGGGCCTCGCCCGGCGCTGA
- a CDS encoding potassium channel family protein translates to MSARRKTDEGSVVVVGLGRFGCHLSGALTALNHEVLAIDRNPDQVQRWSAQLDRVVQADATEEGALRQLGVADFGRAVVAIGASVEASVLTVLALADLGVPQIWARATSTKHAKILDSVGAHHVVFPEAETGERVAHLIVSRMLDFIEFGDDFAIAKVCTPETMIGRPLGELTPTERYGVRVVGVKLPGERFRYATDATVVAPGSMLIVEGDIGQVQRFAELS, encoded by the coding sequence TTGTCGGCTAGGCGGAAGACGGACGAGGGCAGCGTGGTGGTGGTCGGACTGGGCCGGTTCGGGTGCCACCTCTCCGGCGCGTTGACCGCGCTGAACCACGAGGTGCTGGCCATCGACCGCAACCCGGACCAGGTGCAGCGGTGGTCTGCGCAGCTCGACCGCGTCGTGCAGGCCGACGCCACCGAGGAGGGGGCGCTGCGCCAGCTCGGCGTGGCGGACTTCGGCCGGGCGGTGGTCGCCATCGGTGCCTCGGTGGAGGCCAGCGTGCTGACCGTGCTGGCGCTGGCCGACCTGGGCGTACCACAGATCTGGGCGCGGGCCACCTCGACGAAGCACGCCAAGATCCTGGACTCGGTCGGCGCGCACCACGTGGTCTTCCCCGAGGCGGAGACCGGCGAACGGGTGGCCCACCTGATCGTCAGCCGGATGCTCGACTTCATCGAGTTCGGCGACGACTTCGCCATCGCCAAGGTGTGCACCCCGGAGACGATGATCGGCCGACCGCTCGGGGAGCTGACCCCCACCGAGCGCTACGGGGTGCGGGTGGTGGGCGTGAAGCTGCCCGGTGAACGTTTTCGGTACGCCACGGACGCCACCGTGGTCGCCCCCGGCAGCATGCTGATCGTCGAGGGGGACATCGGGCAGGTGCAACGGTTCGCGGAACTCAGCTGA
- a CDS encoding TrkH family potassium uptake protein, with translation MRRLLRHPVRLVPFGFLVTILVGTGLLMLPWATSEYRHTPFVTALFTATSAVSVTGMAVVDTPNYWNEFGLAMITVLTQVGGLGIVTGATLVILVVARRLGLRSRLLVQAETAEFGIGDVRRLLLRIAGLALVCEAIITAILTARLWLTYDYPFGRALWGSLFHAVQAFNNGGFALYTDSLVAFSTDAWVTVPLSIGTIVGGLGFPALFEAVREWRQPTRWAVATKLTVWGSVTLLVVGFLGLLAIEWSNPRTLGIYTWSDRFLVTFAQNAFIRTGGFNVVDVDSLEEESYPLIIALMFIGGGSASTAGGIKVTTFFLLAFVMWAELRGEPDVTVGHRRVATASQRQAITVALLSLALVACGTVVLIFLTEGVPLYAALFEVTSALTTTGLSVGVAASLPENGQIALIILMFVGRIGPLTLGSAIALNTRRRLYRYPEEQPIVG, from the coding sequence GTGCGCCGGCTTCTTCGTCATCCCGTACGGCTGGTGCCGTTCGGCTTCCTGGTGACGATCCTGGTCGGCACCGGTCTGCTGATGCTGCCCTGGGCCACCAGCGAGTACCGGCACACCCCCTTCGTGACCGCCCTGTTCACCGCCACGTCGGCGGTCTCGGTCACCGGGATGGCGGTCGTGGACACCCCGAACTACTGGAACGAGTTCGGCCTCGCGATGATCACCGTCCTCACCCAGGTCGGCGGCCTCGGCATCGTGACCGGGGCGACCCTCGTGATCCTCGTGGTGGCCCGGCGGCTGGGGCTGCGCAGCCGGCTGCTGGTGCAGGCCGAGACGGCCGAGTTCGGCATCGGCGACGTACGCCGGCTGCTGTTGCGCATCGCCGGCCTCGCGTTGGTCTGCGAGGCGATCATCACCGCGATCCTGACCGCCCGCCTGTGGCTCACCTACGACTACCCGTTCGGCCGGGCCCTCTGGGGCAGCCTCTTCCACGCAGTGCAGGCCTTCAACAACGGCGGTTTCGCCCTCTACACCGACAGCCTGGTCGCCTTCTCGACCGACGCCTGGGTCACGGTGCCGCTCTCGATCGGCACCATCGTCGGCGGGCTCGGCTTCCCGGCGCTGTTCGAGGCCGTACGCGAGTGGCGGCAGCCGACCCGCTGGGCGGTCGCCACCAAGCTGACCGTCTGGGGCAGCGTGACGCTGTTGGTGGTGGGCTTCCTCGGCCTGCTGGCCATCGAGTGGTCCAACCCGCGCACCCTCGGCATCTACACCTGGTCGGACAGGTTCCTGGTGACGTTCGCCCAGAACGCGTTCATCCGCACCGGGGGCTTCAACGTCGTCGACGTGGACAGCCTGGAGGAGGAGAGCTATCCCCTGATCATCGCGCTGATGTTCATCGGCGGCGGCAGCGCCAGCACGGCCGGCGGGATCAAGGTGACCACCTTCTTCCTGCTCGCCTTCGTCATGTGGGCCGAGCTGCGGGGGGAGCCGGACGTGACGGTCGGGCACCGCCGGGTGGCCACCGCCAGCCAGCGGCAGGCCATCACGGTCGCGCTGCTCAGCCTCGCGTTGGTGGCCTGCGGCACGGTGGTGCTGATCTTCCTCACCGAGGGGGTCCCCCTCTACGCCGCGCTGTTCGAGGTGACCTCGGCGCTCACCACCACCGGCCTCAGCGTCGGGGTCGCCGCGTCGCTGCCGGAGAACGGCCAGATCGCCCTGATCATTCTCATGTTCGTCGGCCGGATCGGGCCGCTGACCCTCGGGTCGGCGATCGCCCTGAACACCCGGCGACGGCTGTACCGCTACCCGGAGGAGCAACCCATTGTCGGCTAG
- a CDS encoding serine/threonine-protein kinase translates to MGGANRDGAQLLGERYRLIEQLGAGGMSVVWRGYDEVLGRQVAVKVLASRLASDRAFRHRIRIEAQAAARLCHPNITNVYDYGESEQVGLTVPYVVMELVDGESLTGRLRRGSLPWREAVTIGAEVTSALATAHARGVVHRDVTPGNVMLTATGVKVVDFGISALVGEKEKGPDGALLGTPAYLAPERLDNGQVSPATDVYAVGLLLYRMLTGRLPWQASTTTQMLRAHMYNDPEPMPPVAGLPDEVRDLVGRCLAKRPTDRPATTEVARTLAEAAGMVAAVPVSPAAGPVDEAALAAAGTTILPWSAATDALPFSRTRNRRAATRRRRIEAGVAAAGLVAVTAGLWGFTSRSPASGGIDQPTQARMGAQAPTTPPCRVVYALRTDSGKDFAAELTLTNTGARELRDWRLSFTFPGQQTVTKATPAPVRQQGSTVVVQPAPQRAALAPGASEKLTLTGRHTGLNPLPLEFRLGDEACGAQVSGVAGAAPAVAPTKAPTTKAPTKKAGTSAGSSGGSSAGSKAKSGNSGKGKGSGGGKKVSQETERERDTERDDDDDDD, encoded by the coding sequence ATGGGTGGAGCGAACCGGGACGGCGCACAACTGCTGGGTGAGCGGTACCGGCTGATCGAGCAGCTGGGGGCGGGCGGCATGTCCGTGGTCTGGCGCGGCTACGACGAGGTGCTCGGCCGGCAGGTGGCGGTCAAGGTGCTCGCGTCGCGGCTGGCCAGCGACCGCGCGTTCCGGCACCGCATCCGGATCGAGGCGCAGGCGGCGGCCCGGCTGTGCCACCCCAACATCACCAACGTCTACGACTACGGCGAGTCCGAGCAGGTCGGCCTGACCGTGCCGTACGTCGTCATGGAGCTGGTCGACGGCGAGTCGCTGACCGGCCGGTTGCGTCGGGGCAGCCTGCCCTGGCGGGAGGCGGTGACGATCGGCGCGGAGGTCACCTCGGCGCTGGCCACCGCGCACGCCCGCGGCGTGGTGCACCGCGACGTCACCCCCGGCAACGTCATGCTGACCGCCACCGGCGTGAAGGTGGTCGACTTCGGCATCTCCGCGCTGGTGGGCGAGAAGGAGAAGGGGCCGGACGGCGCCCTGCTCGGCACGCCCGCGTACCTCGCCCCGGAGCGCCTCGACAACGGTCAGGTCTCCCCGGCCACCGACGTGTACGCGGTCGGTCTGCTGCTCTACCGGATGCTCACCGGCCGGCTGCCCTGGCAGGCGAGCACCACCACCCAGATGCTGCGCGCGCACATGTACAACGACCCGGAACCGATGCCGCCCGTGGCGGGGCTCCCCGACGAGGTGCGCGACCTGGTGGGTCGCTGCCTGGCCAAGCGACCCACGGACCGGCCCGCCACCACCGAGGTCGCGCGGACGCTCGCCGAGGCCGCCGGCATGGTGGCCGCGGTGCCGGTCTCCCCGGCGGCGGGGCCCGTGGACGAGGCCGCGCTGGCCGCCGCCGGCACCACGATCCTGCCCTGGTCCGCCGCGACCGACGCGCTGCCGTTCTCCCGTACGCGCAACCGGCGCGCGGCGACCCGACGCCGGCGGATCGAGGCGGGGGTGGCCGCCGCCGGCCTGGTGGCGGTGACGGCGGGGCTGTGGGGTTTCACCTCCCGCAGCCCGGCCAGCGGGGGCATCGACCAGCCCACCCAGGCGCGGATGGGCGCGCAGGCGCCGACGACCCCGCCCTGCCGGGTCGTGTACGCGCTGCGTACGGACTCCGGCAAGGACTTCGCCGCCGAGCTGACCCTGACCAACACGGGCGCGCGGGAGCTGCGGGACTGGCGGCTGAGCTTCACCTTCCCCGGCCAGCAGACGGTGACGAAGGCGACGCCCGCCCCCGTACGCCAGCAGGGGAGCACGGTGGTCGTGCAGCCCGCCCCGCAGCGCGCCGCGCTGGCCCCCGGCGCGTCGGAGAAGCTCACCCTGACCGGGCGGCACACGGGCCTCAACCCGCTGCCGCTGGAGTTCCGCCTCGGCGACGAGGCCTGCGGGGCGCAGGTCTCCGGGGTGGCCGGCGCGGCGCCCGCCGTCGCACCCACGAAGGCCCCCACCACGAAGGCACCGACGAAGAAGGCCGGCACGTCCGCCGGAAGTTCGGGCGGCAGCTCCGCCGGGTCGAAGGCCAAGTCCGGCAACTCCGGCAAGGGCAAGGGGTCGGGTGGTGGAAAAAAAGTAAGCCAGGAAACGGAAAGGGAAAGGGACACGGAAAGGGACGATGACGACGACGATGACTGA
- a CDS encoding substrate-binding domain-containing protein translates to MTVRTTRRVFLSAATMMAAALAATACGSPQDTASGGGDGAAPVKVGLVYSQSGALASYGKQYIEGFRAGLDFATKGTNKVGDQAIEVTEVDDTGDPAKAVSAAKDLIGKGSKIIAGSTASGVALQVAPIAAQNKVLFISGPAATDAVTGANKYTFRSGRQSYQDVVTAKSFIGDPAGKKVVVFAQDGAFGDANEAAVKAVIGGAGAAVSSVRAPASATEFTPFASQIKSAKPDLLFVAWAGTTAPAMWQTLDQQGVLSSTTVVTGLDIRASWPTFGAAGSKISFLSHYFDGASDNEAVKALKAKVGTVDLFHPDGFAAAQMVVRAIEEGGDDVEKMVKALEGWSFDGVKGKMTIRAEDHALLQPMFQAKLSGSGTAFTATAQKALTGDESAPPAVAMKG, encoded by the coding sequence ATGACGGTCCGGACGACGCGGCGGGTGTTCCTCTCCGCCGCCACGATGATGGCCGCGGCGCTCGCCGCCACGGCCTGTGGCAGCCCGCAGGACACCGCCTCCGGTGGCGGCGACGGCGCCGCCCCGGTGAAGGTTGGCCTGGTCTACTCCCAGTCGGGAGCCCTGGCCAGCTACGGCAAGCAGTACATCGAGGGGTTCAGGGCCGGCCTCGACTTCGCCACCAAGGGCACCAACAAGGTGGGCGACCAGGCCATCGAGGTCACCGAGGTCGACGACACGGGTGACCCGGCGAAGGCGGTCTCCGCGGCCAAGGACCTGATCGGCAAGGGCAGCAAGATCATCGCGGGCTCGACGGCGTCCGGCGTGGCCCTCCAGGTCGCCCCGATCGCCGCGCAGAACAAGGTCCTCTTCATCTCCGGCCCGGCCGCCACCGACGCGGTGACGGGCGCCAACAAGTACACGTTCCGCTCCGGGCGGCAGTCGTACCAGGACGTGGTCACCGCCAAGTCGTTCATCGGCGACCCGGCCGGCAAGAAGGTCGTGGTCTTCGCCCAGGACGGCGCCTTCGGCGACGCCAACGAGGCCGCCGTGAAGGCCGTCATCGGCGGCGCGGGCGCGGCCGTCAGCAGCGTACGGGCGCCGGCCAGCGCCACCGAGTTCACCCCGTTCGCCAGCCAGATCAAGTCCGCCAAGCCGGACCTGCTCTTCGTCGCCTGGGCCGGCACCACCGCCCCCGCGATGTGGCAGACGCTCGACCAGCAGGGCGTGCTCTCCTCCACCACGGTCGTCACCGGCCTGGACATCCGCGCCTCGTGGCCGACGTTCGGCGCCGCCGGCAGCAAGATCTCGTTCCTGTCGCACTACTTCGACGGGGCCTCCGACAACGAGGCCGTGAAGGCGCTGAAGGCGAAGGTCGGCACGGTCGACCTGTTCCACCCGGACGGCTTCGCGGCCGCGCAGATGGTCGTCCGCGCCATCGAAGAGGGCGGCGACGACGTCGAGAAGATGGTCAAGGCCCTGGAGGGCTGGAGCTTCGACGGGGTCAAGGGCAAGATGACCATCCGCGCCGAGGACCACGCGCTGCTCCAGCCGATGTTCCAGGCCAAGCTGTCCGGCAGCGGCACCGCGTTCACGGCCACCGCCCAGAAGGCGCTGACCGGGGACGAGTCCGCGCCGCCGGCCGTGGCGATGAAGGGCTGA